A region of Amyelois transitella isolate CPQ chromosome 11, ilAmyTran1.1, whole genome shotgun sequence DNA encodes the following proteins:
- the LOC106141636 gene encoding mitochondrial carrier homolog 2-like, protein MDEIEKEKIAALPSQLLVTTICHPMEYAKVLIQLGYEPMPPRRSTTLFGRPAMVLPNVFQYIKYIKTSDGFFGCYRGLSARILGLIASSQLTSKVIYACGINLPEINDPPNIVTDEEPKLEDYIKLGRRDMIMHTASAIVSYPFHVVSIRMMASFIGKEEDYSSLIGAIVAIYRDDGICGFFHGVVPKVFADLTCVAVTGILAYYVNKYLVKTKDLRYYTVPLLTFITSTITYPLVVVTTCMAVAGSSLKAGNPPLMPAYPNWQTCWRDLLRNKQHKRGSSLIFRYYIAPIAAMQIQ, encoded by the coding sequence atggaCGAAattgagaaagaaaaaattgcAGCCCTGCCGTCCCAACTGCTGGTCACTACAATTTGTCATCCCATGGAATATGCAAAAGTGTTGATCCAACTGGGCTACGAACCTATGCCTCCCCGCCGGTCTACAACACTTTTTGGACGTCCAGCAATGGTGTTACCTAATGTATTTCAGTATATCAAATATATCAAAACATCAGACGGCTTCTTTGGCTGCTATCGTGGACTGTCGGCCCGAATTTTGGGCCTCATTGCATCTAGTCAGCTGACATCGAAAGTGATTTACGCTTGTGGTATCAACCTCCCTGAAATCAATGACCCACCCAACATTGTGACTGACGAAGAGCCTAAACTAGAAGACTACATCAAGCTCGGCCGTCGAGACATGATAATGCACACTGCGTCTGCCATTGTATCTTATCCATTCCATGTTGTGTCCATCAGAATGATGGCATCATTCATCGGCAAAGAGGAAGACTACAGCAGCCTAATTGGGGCAATTGTTGCAATATATAGAGATGATGGAATTTGTGGTTTCTTCCACGGTGTGGTTCCTAAAGTTTTTGCAGATTTGACATGTGTAGCGGTGACTGGTATCTTGGCCTACtatgtcaataaatatttggtGAAAACTAAAGACTTGAGGTATTACACAGTTCCACTGTTAACATTTATCACAAGTACAATCACATACCCACTGGTTGTAGTGACAACTTGTATGGCGGTGGCTGGCTCTAGCCTTAAGGCTGGTAATCCACCATTGATGCCTGCATACCCGAATTGGCAGACTTGTTGGAGGGACTTGCTTAGAAACAAGCAACACAAGAGAGGCTCCTCTCTTATATTTAGGTACTACATTGCACCGATTGCAGCCATGCAGATCCAATAA